AGCGCTGGGCCGAAGACGCCGCGCTGGTGCAGGGCCTGCGCGAATGGCTCTGGGCCGAAGGCCTGTTCCGCAGCAAACTGACCGACGGCAAGGACGAGAACCACGCCGACGTGGCCAAGTTCCGCGACTACTTCGACTACGACGAGCCGATCGGCCGCGTGCCCTCGCACCGCGCGCTGGCCGTGTTCCGCGGACGCGGGCTGGAAATCCTTGACGCCAAGCTGGTGCTGCCCACGGAACCCGAACCCGGTAAGCCCAGCCTAGCCGAAGGCAAGATCGCGCTGCACCTGGGCTGGAGCCATGCAAGCCGCAAGGCTGACGACCTGATCCGCAAATGCGTGGCCTGGACCTGGCGCGTCAAGCTCAGCCTCTCGACCGAGCGCGACCTGTTCACCCGCCTGCGCGAGGACGCCGAGAAGGTCGCCATCAAGGTCTTCGCCGACAACCTGCGCGACCTGCTGCTGGCCGCGCCGGCCGGCCCGCGCGTGGTGATGGGCCTGGACCCGGGCATCCGCACCGGCGTGAAGGTGGCCGTGGTGGACGCCACCGGCAAGCTGGTGGAAACCGCCACCGTCTACCCGCACGAGCCGCGCCGGGACTGGGACGGCTCGCTGCACACGCTGGGCAAGCTGTGCGCCAAGCACGGCGTGAACCTGATCGCGATTGGCAACGGCACCGCCAGCCGCGAGACCGACAAGCTGGCGGCCGACCTCATCAAGCTGCTGGCCAAGGCCCAGGACGGCGGGGAGATCCAGAAGGTGGTGGTCAGTGAAGCTGGCGCCTCGGTGTACTCCGCCAGCGAATTCGCCTCGCAGGAAATGCCCGACGTGGACGTGAGCCTGCGCGGCGCCGCCAGCATCGCGCGGCGCCTGCAGGACCCGCTGGCCGAACTCGTGAAGATCGACCCCAAGAGCATCGGCGTGGGCCAGTACCAGCACGACGTGAACCAGAGCGAGCTGGCCCGCACCCTGGGCGCCGTGGTGGAGGACTGCGTGAACTCGGTCGGCGTGGACCTCAATACCGCGAGCGTGCCGCTGCTCAGCCGCGTGTCGGGCCTGTCGGGCACGGTGGCCAAGGCCGTGGTGCGCTGGCGCGAAGCCAACGGCGCCTTCAAGAGCCGCAAGCAGCTCATGGACGTGAGCGGCCTGGGCGCCAAGACCTTCGAGCAGAGCGCGGGCTTCCTGCGCATCCGCGGCGGCGAGAACCCGCTGGACATGACCGGCGTGCACCCCGAGACCTACCCCGTGGTGGAGCAGATCATCGCCACCACCGGCAAGCCGGTGGCCGAGCTCATGGGCCGCGCCGACATGCTCAAGACGCTCAAGCCCGAGCTGTTCGCGAATGAAAAATTCGGCGTCATCACCGTCAAGGACATCCTGGGCGAGCTGGAGAAGCCCGGCCGCGATCCGCGCCCCGACTTCAAGGTGGCGCGCTTCAACGACGGCGTGGAAGACATCCGCGACCTCAAGGAAGGCATGATCCTCGAAGGCACGGTCAGCAACGTGGCGGCCTTCGGCGCCTTCGTCGACCTGGGCGTGCACCAGGACGGGCTGGTGCACGTGAGCCAGCTCAGCCACAAGTTCGTCAACGACGCGCGCGAGGTGGTCAAGACCGGCGACATCGTGAAGGTGAAGGTGATGGAGGTGGACGTGGAGCGCAAGCGCATCGGCCTGAGCATGAAGCTCGGCGAGGCACCCAGGTCACGCGATGGGCGCGACGGCCCGCGCGACAACCGCTTCGAAGGCGCCGGGCGCGGCCAACGGCCGCCGCAGGGCCAGCGACAGGGCGCGCAGGCGCCGCAGCCCACGGCCATGGCCGGCGCGTTCGCCAAGCTGCAGGGCCTGCGCAAGTAGGTGCTATGGTTTTGATAGCTGCTGACGTCCACGCGACAAGGACATCCGGCCGATTTCATTCAAAATAGCGGCATGAAAGCCCTGCGCCTCTACGCCGGCCCCGCCGCGCGCCGCCACATCGAGCAGCACGGCCTGCGCCCGCAGGACGTGCGCGTCATCCCCGGTGCGGCGGGCGGCCCCAAGGGC
This Variovorax terrae DNA region includes the following protein-coding sequences:
- a CDS encoding Tex family protein → MQNIIRQIAAEIRVSEQQVKAAVELLDGGATVPFIARYRKEVTGGLDDVQLRELEYRLGYLRELEDRRTAVLKAIDEQGKLTPLLRAAIEAAPTKQELEDLYLPFKQKRRTKGQIAREFGIEPLADKLFADPTLDPAAEAAAFTRPPEVLDDGKPGADFSTVPAVLDGVRDILSERWAEDAALVQGLREWLWAEGLFRSKLTDGKDENHADVAKFRDYFDYDEPIGRVPSHRALAVFRGRGLEILDAKLVLPTEPEPGKPSLAEGKIALHLGWSHASRKADDLIRKCVAWTWRVKLSLSTERDLFTRLREDAEKVAIKVFADNLRDLLLAAPAGPRVVMGLDPGIRTGVKVAVVDATGKLVETATVYPHEPRRDWDGSLHTLGKLCAKHGVNLIAIGNGTASRETDKLAADLIKLLAKAQDGGEIQKVVVSEAGASVYSASEFASQEMPDVDVSLRGAASIARRLQDPLAELVKIDPKSIGVGQYQHDVNQSELARTLGAVVEDCVNSVGVDLNTASVPLLSRVSGLSGTVAKAVVRWREANGAFKSRKQLMDVSGLGAKTFEQSAGFLRIRGGENPLDMTGVHPETYPVVEQIIATTGKPVAELMGRADMLKTLKPELFANEKFGVITVKDILGELEKPGRDPRPDFKVARFNDGVEDIRDLKEGMILEGTVSNVAAFGAFVDLGVHQDGLVHVSQLSHKFVNDAREVVKTGDIVKVKVMEVDVERKRIGLSMKLGEAPRSRDGRDGPRDNRFEGAGRGQRPPQGQRQGAQAPQPTAMAGAFAKLQGLRK